The DNA sequence TTCCATGTTGATGTCCTACTCATTTGATTCTTTAAAGAATAGGTACTGTGTTTATTACAATTATTtatctatatgagaaaattcccgcgcaggccatctcttctatTACCGAACTCATCAATTCCGCCTTAcactcgggccttttctccccagaaatgggccatattgccctgacccctctactgaaaaaatctgacctagacccctccacaccatccagctatcgcccaatagcaaatatccctctattaACCAAGTTACTCGAGTCCATCATTGCCACCCAACTCGCATCTTATTTAGAGAGATTTTCTATCCTCTCaccttaccaatatggatttcgtcccaatttcagcaccgaatccctactgacctccttaatctctaaGGTCCAGTTACtccactctcgaaacaagtttgccgtcctccttcaattcgacctttccgctgcttttgacgttGTTGACATCCTAgtctaccaactctccgagataggcatcaactccacagtcttagactggttctctaaattcttacgctctcgctcttacaccgtcaacatgaatggcacctcatccgccCCCTGGCAACCAacgtgtggagtcccgcaaggctcacctctttctcctatcctgtttaacatctatatgtcctcccttaaactcctccacctatcacccctagaaacaatttacgctgacgatatcctagtcctcctcgagaccgacccaaaccttaccaacctcttggagaacatatcctcctgtataacgaacctccagtCCTGGGCCCATACTGTCAAAATGAAACTCAACGAGTTCAAAACTAatctactttggctcggccctaaacttgaccaactccccacctccatctccctgtcctctggctccactctgcagctggagtcctcaagcaatgttctgggcatcatcatcgactccactttgtctttcaacgaccacctcaattccttggcaaaaaaatgctatttcagctttcacatgctgaggaaagtaagatcctatttccaACAAAACCACTTTACTGTTCtcgtccaatctatcatcctgtccagattggactactgcaactcaatctacctaagccttaccaagaaaagccttcatagacttcagcggatccagaatgccgcggccaagctcatcttcgcaaaaagtaaattcgaccatgtctcaccgctcctgtccaagctccactggcttccgattatcgccagggtccactttaaatgcgcctgtctaactttcaaaatccttcatgtcatcctccctcccttcatcccactctcctggaactccttaaatcttaataccaccagacccactcacaaacttaaattatcctttccttcattaaaaggcatttcccgcgcaggaaaactagggacctccctccccttcagactcactgagctctggaacaaccttacctcccccctccggaccctgagctctctccaactcttccgcaaacatctgaaaacctggctgttttcaaaaatgtaatacttaccccATCTTTGGCATCCGTAAGCCCCCCAATcaccctttctctataccctttctctataccctttaaccttcatggagttcctttctctctcaactcctgtaaaccgtgccgagctctacgattgtggagatgatgcggtatataaacctaaggtttagtttagtttagtttagtttaatagaaATTGAATTTGTGACAGGAGcgtggctgccttctaaaatggttgCCATGACCATTCGTGGCAGCTCacggtactacaggaaatgctgaGAACAGCCACAAAagatcacggcagccattttagaaggcagccacatGGAGGCAGGAGCGAGATGGCTGCACTTCTGCCACGAAGACCCCTTCTGGACCACTAGGTTCCTCAGTAGGCATGGGTAAGATCTTGGGGTTggaagggagattaaagggtcagggcctggagaggggagagaaccttggctatgggttgggggagagagggagggaagaggtgcACAGACCTATGAGGAGTTGGAGGGAAGAAACgggagagaagctagaccttggggagggaagagagagtcacagacctggaatatctcaaactctcttctctacccattgcagctctttgtaaatcttggatcAAATTTTTAGGAAAACGGTGGCCGAATCCTGTCCTAGACCTAGAATAAAATTGTATTTGTATGTTTTGAATATTAAAATCTGTTTGTATCTTTTTTTCAAGTTTCTGGTAATGTTGACTGCGCTGGAGACAGACAGGCTTTCTCATCACCCTTTAAAAGCCATTTGAGTAATGATCTAGACCTTGTCAGTCTCACCACAGATGATCTGCTAGCTTTTCCATCAGATGGATCATTGCCCTTTCATCAGGCCTCCATCTCTAAGCCGGTGATCCAAAGAAACAAGCAAAGGCGGAAAAATCATAAATCATCTCTCAAAAAAAATACTTCATATTCTTTATTTGACTTTGATAGAGAGCTTGGTTTTCAACATAATTCGAGTGTTTGGGGTAAGAAAAACTTCACTGGGTTTTCTCCGTGTAAAAATGTCAGTTCTCGTACTGTAGAAAAGACTGTGGGAGGTGATGACAGTCAAGCAGCTCCAAATTCCCTTTCCTCCAAGAATTATCCAAGGTGGTTGACAAGCCAAAAGTCTGATTTGAATGTTTCTGGAATAACCAGCATTCCCGATGTGAAATACCCAATGTGGTTGAGGAACTCTGGCCTTTTATCTGACTTAGTTGATAAAGATTTTACTTCAAAACGTCACAAAGCAGCAGACAGTTCTTCAGAACAGACTCCTTATGGACTCAGTAGCATGACATATTTGGACAAGTTGGATAGTTTTAATATTTTTGACAATAATAAGCATCTACAGTCAGTAGATGTTGAAGGAATGAATGAAATGTTGGTTTTCCAGCAAGAGGATTTATTGTCATCACATTCTAAAGAGCCATTCAGAGGTATGATTTAATGCTTTTTAGTATTTTTGTTATTTCTTGAAATCTTTGTACATAAATCCAGTCTAGTTAGAACTTTAAAATGGTGCAGGATAGCCACTTTCTGATTGCTAGTTTAATCTCAAATTGCTCTGGAGTTGTCTCCTAGCTTTACTAGAAGCAAAGCAAGTTGGTAAAGTGCATTCTGGCTGCGTAGAACAAATGAGATGCATTTCCAATCCCTTTGGTCTTGAAATCTCCAAATTGAAAGCTTGCACACCATTTCTTCACTGTGGAATATGATAGGtatttgtcactcagtgtttgcaccatacattcatggatttcctgtAGAGTTTTCTTCTGCAAGAATAGGAAATTCATGAATGCTccgagttccacacttgaaaattccacattttTTGTTGATATGATTCAGTCAGTGATCAGAAACAATGTCCAAACATAGCATTATTGTTACaagattattattaaatggatggaactCCATCAATAAGCTATATCACTCTCAAAGAGAGGAATATAActtataaagaaatattaatttGGTGAAAATTAGTtgcttgattaaaacttagctctgtaaTAATAATGTATTGAGTTTAAAAGACCAGGATTCAAAGCATTTTCAAACAACTTAGAATTTTATTTCTCACCAAGCAAGATTAAgcataaaattaaaatcaagcaGGTAGA is a window from the Geotrypetes seraphini chromosome 1, aGeoSer1.1, whole genome shotgun sequence genome containing:
- the C1H18orf54 gene encoding lung adenoma susceptibility protein 2 isoform X2, translating into MANLLKESTICSSASSISLSSLLASCSLGSSQSSSRSLITSIWYKEKLYESATEALEAYIKDYEGSLLSPSVSTGKISIQKTPVGSFHSRPKVSGNVDCAGDRQAFSSPFKSHLSNDLDLVSLTTDDLLAFPSDGSLPFHQASISKPVIQRNKQRRKNHKSSLKKNTSYSLFDFDRELGFQHNSSVWGKKNFTGFSPCKNVSSRTVEKTVGGDDSQAAPNSLSSKNYPRWLTSQKSDLNVSGITSIPDVKYPMWLRNSGLLSDLVDKDFTSKRHKAADSSSEQTPYGLSSMTYLDKLDSFNIFDNNKHLQSVDVEGMNEMLVFQQEDLLSSHSKEPFRDDMIELLILKTEKALESSLQGVPSSIENIGSPQTDDLVDAERSWEKIPVTFKSPVPVFCDEGMETLQTTKLNLINDFIKDSSKNDPQIEFSETESKMQLFDKEMMPVNKSLKKAMHHLFRLKRLVEDNSEEREEEKENWEKEVQSN